The following nucleotide sequence is from Capra hircus breed San Clemente chromosome 4, ASM170441v1, whole genome shotgun sequence.
AGCTGTCAGAGAACTGATTCTTTTCTACACACTTCACATTCAAATATCTCAGCGTTGTTTTAAAAACCATGAACATCTTTCATATTTTtagttgttaaatttattttctttattttatgttatttgttttgtttttatttattattatttttttggctgtgctgagtctttttgctgcacacgggctttgcTAGTTGGGGTGAGGCacggctactctctagttggggctCAGATTTcttattgtgatggcttctcttttgcagagcacaggctctagggcacagaggcttcagtatttgtggtacacaagcttagttgcccaTGGCACGTTGGATATTCTCGGCCAGgtattgaaaccaggtctcctgcattgacaggtggattctttaccactggatcaTCTGGTAAGTcctattaaatttattttgcaaGGTGCGTTTTAACTAGAATAATGTGTATAAATGAATGTATCCACTGTAACTACAATATTGTGTATAAATGAATATATCCAATGAAAAATAAGGAAGTGATTATTAAAAGGTAAAAGTTGCATCATAGATCATAAACTACTTGATGATGAAAATGACTATTTCAGATTTGAATCAGAGCTCTCAGCTTACTCAGGCCCAAGATGATGAATCCATGGCGGTCCTTACAACAGCTAAGCCTTGAGGAGTCGATAGCAGCTTTTCATGGCATCTCGAAACACCTCTATGAATTTGTCATTTCGGAGGGTGAAGATAAAAGGGTTCAGAAAAGGAttcaccactaccaccatcagTGATGCTACCCTGTTGTACTCAGCGGCCTGCGTTTGCTTGGGTTTCACATAGAGGAACAAACAGCTGCTGTAGCCGATCACGACACAGGTGAAGTGCGAGGCACATGTAGAGAAGGCTTTCCAGCGGCCAGATCCTGAAGGGATCTTGAGGATGGTGGAGATGATGTAGGTGTAGGAGACAATTGTAGGGATCAAAGAACCAAAAAGTACAAAAAcggccattaaaaaaagaataaattcagtGAAAAAGCTATTATCACATGATAGCTTGAATAGCTGTCCTCGGTCACAGTAAAAATGATCTAGCACATTTGATTTGCAGAAAGTAAGATGAAACGTGGCATAGACTGGCCAGATTTCAAACAGGAAGCCAAATACCCAGGACACAACTACCACCCAGAGACAGGTGTGGCTGTTCATAATGATGATGTACCGCAGAGGGTTACAGACAGCCACATAACGGTCCACAGCCATCGCAGCAAATAATATGAACTCCGATATTCCCAAAGACAGGTACAGATACAGTTGTACACAACAGGCAGTCAAGGATATTGCCTGCATCCCAGGAAGTAGCAGACCCCAGAGCATCAAGGGGACAGTCACGGTTGTGGTCAGCATCTCTAGGACAGAGAGGTGACccaggaagaaatacatgggggTCTGCAGACGTTTATCAACACAGACAACCACAATAATGAGGATATTTCCCACCATTGTCACcaagtaaaaggaaaagaaagtggcAAAAAGAATATCACGTAGTTCTTTAGAGCCAGGGAAACCAAGGAGATAAAATTCCGTGGTGCTAGAGTAATTTTTCAACATTTAGCTGGGTGCTTCTTCTCTTTTTGAAATCTGGAGGGCAAAGGAGAGACAACGTGCTGCTAATTTCAACACACTAAAGACATTCACAGGTTGACAGGATATCATCTCTTGCTCTTTCAGGCTCCATAGAATGACCAGCTGGGTTCATATTTCACTAT
It contains:
- the LOC102180188 gene encoding olfactory receptor 9A4-like encodes the protein MLKNYSSTTEFYLLGFPGSKELRDILFATFFSFYLVTMVGNILIIVVVCVDKRLQTPMYFFLGHLSVLEMLTTTVTVPLMLWGLLLPGMQAISLTACCVQLYLYLSLGISEFILFAAMAVDRYVAVCNPLRYIIIMNSHTCLWVVVVSWVFGFLFEIWPVYATFHLTFCKSNVLDHFYCDRGQLFKLSCDNSFFTEFILFLMAVFVLFGSLIPTIVSYTYIISTILKIPSGSGRWKAFSTCASHFTCVVIGYSSCLFLYVKPKQTQAAEYNRVASLMVVVVNPFLNPFIFTLRNDKFIEVFRDAMKSCYRLLKA